A single window of Colletes latitarsis isolate SP2378_abdomen chromosome 6, iyColLati1, whole genome shotgun sequence DNA harbors:
- the Pfdn2 gene encoding prefoldin 2, translating into MASDKKSGKSSKSSKSNTEILSEFQMLRNEQRTMANKLSEMEMELNEHKIVIDTLKNVDPKRKCYRMTGGVLCERTVADVMPALVTNREQLMKVIDALNEQLTKKGIEINEFKEKHNIRIRGQQYVQQNEDSKEAKRSAVVVNSLLSNYT; encoded by the exons ATGGCTAGCGATAAAAAGTCGGGAAAATCTTCAAAAAGTTCGAAGTCCAATACAGAAATTTTGTCAGAATTTCAAATGCTTCGCAATGAACAAAGAACAATGGCTAACAAATTATCAGAAATGGAGATGGAACTAAATGAACACAA gattgtaattgacacactAAAAAATGTAGATCCAAAAAGAAAGTGTTATAGAATGACAGGAGGTGTTTTATGTGAACGTACTGTGGCAGATGTAATGCCTGCATTAGTGACAAACAGAGAACAG CTAATGAAAGTTATAGATGCTCTAAATGAGCAGTTAACAAAGAAAGGAATCGAAATAAATGAATTTAAGGAAAAACATAATATTAGAATCAGAGGACAACAGTATGTACAACAAAATGAAGATTCCAAAGAAGCAAAAAGAAGCGCAGTTGTTGTTAATTCGTTATTGAGCAATTATacataa